A DNA window from Altererythrobacter sp. B11 contains the following coding sequences:
- a CDS encoding sugar transferase gives MAAFEVPSLSARAISSLRLALSFTLVCAVGMPFLAFLTMRGGLSLEREVISYSLVGVGLCSTVSLLLLRRLESYPGVNAYAYVMPVVGLAFALDVVLVAILRLPYSVFLLGGGFIGALAALLTLASFRSLRPPRHYALVSGGRVNYLCSLPTLRHGVLITPDLPRNGAAIVADLHHDHEPDWERFLADAAISGVPVYHYKQVWEAETGKVQIEHLSENSFGSLVPGNAYGKIKRAGDLVLALAALPLLLPAMGLIALLIKRDSAGPAMIRQGRMGYRGRPFEMLKFRTMRGTPDSPGRDAFMTREGDDRITRVGGFLRRTRLDELPQVFNIVRGEMSWIGPRPEALALSAWYEQEIPFYRYRHIVRPGISGWAQVSQGHVTSVGDIDTKLQLDFYYIKNFSYWIDILIAFRTVRVMLTGFGAK, from the coding sequence ATGGCGGCTTTCGAGGTGCCGTCATTAAGTGCGCGTGCCATTAGTTCGTTGCGCCTGGCGCTTTCGTTCACGCTTGTTTGCGCGGTCGGTATGCCGTTCCTCGCTTTCCTCACGATGCGCGGCGGGCTGTCGCTCGAGCGCGAGGTGATCTCCTATTCTCTGGTTGGTGTGGGACTTTGCTCCACTGTCTCGCTGCTGCTGCTGCGCCGGCTTGAGTCCTATCCGGGCGTCAACGCCTATGCCTATGTGATGCCAGTTGTCGGCCTGGCCTTCGCGCTAGACGTGGTTTTGGTCGCAATCTTGCGCCTGCCTTATTCGGTCTTTCTTCTCGGCGGCGGTTTCATTGGCGCGCTTGCGGCGCTCTTGACGCTCGCTTCGTTTCGGTCGCTCCGTCCACCTCGGCACTACGCGCTCGTTTCGGGAGGTCGTGTCAATTACCTGTGTAGCCTGCCGACCTTGCGTCACGGCGTTCTAATAACGCCCGATCTGCCTCGCAACGGCGCGGCGATCGTCGCTGACCTTCATCACGACCACGAACCCGACTGGGAGCGCTTTCTCGCAGACGCCGCGATCAGCGGCGTTCCGGTCTACCACTATAAGCAGGTGTGGGAGGCTGAGACCGGCAAAGTCCAGATAGAGCACCTGTCCGAGAACAGCTTCGGCTCGCTGGTGCCCGGGAATGCCTACGGAAAAATCAAGCGTGCCGGGGATCTGGTTCTGGCGCTGGCGGCCTTGCCGCTGCTCCTACCGGCAATGGGGCTGATCGCGCTCCTGATTAAGCGCGACAGCGCCGGACCCGCGATGATCCGCCAAGGGCGCATGGGCTATCGCGGGCGCCCGTTTGAAATGCTCAAGTTCCGCACCATGCGCGGCACGCCAGACTCGCCCGGGCGTGACGCTTTCATGACGCGGGAAGGTGACGATCGCATTACCCGGGTCGGCGGGTTCCTGCGCCGTACCCGCCTCGACGAGCTGCCGCAGGTCTTCAATATCGTCCGGGGCGAGATGAGCTGGATTGGACCGCGGCCTGAGGCGCTCGCATTGTCCGCATGGTACGAGCAGGAAATCCCGTTCTATCGCTATCGTCACATCGTGCGGCCGGGCATTTCCGGCTGGGCCCAGGTGAGCCAAGGCCACGTCACTTCGGTCGGCGACATCGACACCAAGCTTCAACTGGATTTCTACTATATCAAGAACTTCTCGTATTGGATCGACATTCTTATCGCGTTCCGCACGGTCAGGGTTATGCTTACCGGGTTCGGGGCGAAGTGA
- a CDS encoding helix-turn-helix domain-containing protein, which produces MRLERSAVYVKRAADLPAGGVGARAFGLNPIAIRAPAATHRNRAVARRLRYCRRPHAPAPPRLGPLELPLLTHPVNGVWTSAGINLALALIEADHGSEVALGVARELIVYHRRSGGQSQFPSLSELALDSDRIRRSDVCKGASARGPRRGAISRCGSSEPAPASRAFRRETDETPARAVEGLRAEAARSRLQDGSEPVEQIARSFGFADPQRMRRAFIKLYGAPP; this is translated from the coding sequence ATGCGGCTCGAACGCAGTGCCGTGTATGTGAAGCGCGCCGCCGACCTTCCCGCGGGCGGCGTCGGCGCTAGGGCATTTGGCCTCAATCCCATCGCCATACGCGCACCCGCTGCTACCCATCGCAACAGGGCCGTCGCTAGGCGGCTTCGGTATTGTCGCCGACCACATGCGCCAGCGCCGCCTCGCCTAGGCCCGCTGGAGCTGCCTCTCCTCACTCATCCAGTCAACGGCGTGTGGACCTCGGCCGGGATCAATTTGGCGCTGGCCCTGATCGAGGCTGATCACGGCAGCGAGGTGGCGCTTGGCGTCGCGCGGGAGCTTATCGTGTATCACCGCCGTTCAGGCGGGCAGTCGCAATTTCCCTCGCTTTCCGAGCTGGCTCTGGATTCCGATCGCATTCGACGCTCTGACGTTTGCAAGGGAGCATCCGCACGAGGTCCTAGACGTGGAGCGATTAGCAGATGCGGTTCATCTGAACCCGCGCCAGCCAGCCGGGCGTTCCGCCGGGAAACCGACGAGACGCCTGCGCGCGCCGTGGAAGGCCTGCGCGCCGAAGCTGCCAGATCGCGCCTCCAAGATGGCTCGGAGCCAGTTGAACAGATCGCCCGCTCGTTCGGGTTCGCCGATCCCCAGCGCATGCGTCGCGCCTTCATCAAGCTCTATGGCGCTCCGCCTTAG
- a CDS encoding DUF418 domain-containing protein — MPDPSESQTADMTPVVDRIHLIDSLRAAALCGVILFNIVAMVAGFLSRELLLRASPVDLGFAAVDVLLIQGKARSCFALLFGVGFGILMERANSRGQDFTRFYLRRMAVLLAIGLCNLTFLFFGDILILYALLGISMLLFRGWGNRALLVGGLALVVLPPVAQGIAEAAVGGPLPNLAGLGPAQIEGLMPASVQAYRGSSFSTYAMANWRYYLDMYRVHTADTLVYNASVLGLFLLGLWAARSNVLTDIERWRPFLRRVVWWCLPAGLLLSVVQGTRHLGIAAHGAAYGVVTASYAALAFAAFGYIALLCLFLTRGRGRQIQKVLAPMGRMALTGYLASNLIGAFVFYGWGLGSMSRWSITGLCLLGLTIFAGLCAFSAVWLRFFRFGLAEWVWRSLTYGYPQPLLKPRAAVRAPA; from the coding sequence ATGCCAGATCCTAGCGAGAGCCAAACCGCTGACATGACGCCCGTTGTCGACCGGATCCATCTCATCGACAGCCTACGTGCGGCGGCGCTCTGCGGTGTGATCCTGTTCAATATCGTCGCGATGGTCGCGGGGTTTCTCAGCCGAGAGCTTCTGCTGAGGGCGAGCCCCGTCGACCTGGGATTTGCGGCGGTCGACGTTCTGCTAATCCAAGGCAAGGCGCGGTCGTGCTTTGCGTTGTTGTTCGGGGTCGGCTTCGGCATCCTAATGGAGCGCGCCAACTCGCGCGGACAGGATTTCACGCGCTTCTATCTCCGGCGTATGGCCGTATTGCTGGCGATCGGCCTATGCAATCTCACCTTCCTGTTTTTCGGCGATATCCTGATCCTCTATGCATTGCTCGGCATCTCAATGCTGCTGTTTCGTGGCTGGGGCAACCGTGCGCTGTTGGTTGGCGGGCTAGCCCTCGTCGTCTTGCCGCCGGTGGCGCAGGGAATCGCCGAGGCCGCCGTCGGCGGCCCATTGCCTAATCTCGCCGGCCTTGGCCCGGCGCAGATCGAGGGGCTGATGCCGGCCAGCGTCCAAGCCTATCGAGGGAGCAGCTTTTCAACCTATGCGATGGCGAACTGGCGATACTATCTCGACATGTACCGGGTCCATACGGCCGATACGCTTGTCTACAATGCCAGCGTGCTCGGGCTCTTCCTGCTAGGGTTGTGGGCAGCGCGCAGCAATGTACTGACCGACATCGAACGTTGGCGTCCCTTCCTCCGTCGGGTCGTCTGGTGGTGTCTCCCTGCGGGCTTGCTGCTGAGCGTCGTGCAGGGCACCCGGCACCTGGGCATAGCGGCGCATGGCGCGGCCTATGGCGTCGTTACTGCCTCCTATGCCGCGCTCGCCTTCGCCGCCTTCGGCTATATTGCGCTGCTCTGCCTGTTTCTGACGCGCGGCCGCGGTCGCCAGATCCAGAAGGTGCTGGCGCCGATGGGGCGGATGGCGCTGACCGGCTACCTTGCCTCCAACCTCATCGGCGCGTTCGTCTTTTACGGCTGGGGCTTGGGATCGATGTCCCGCTGGAGCATCACCGGGCTCTGCCTGCTCGGCCTGACGATTTTCGCCGGGCTCTGCGCGTTCAGCGCGGTCTGGCTGCGGTTTTTTCGGTTCGGCCTCGCCGAATGGGTATGGCGATCTCTCACCTACGGATACCCGCAGCCTTTGCTGAAGCCCCGTGCCGCCGTAAGGGCGCCCGCCTGA
- a CDS encoding IS3 family transposase (programmed frameshift): protein MKKTRKRYSADFKAKVALEALRGDLTLAELAAKHGIHHTMIAAWKRQAVEGMGSTFSGAGDAAKAASEAEVEKLHAKIGQLVVERDFLGQSLRSMSVARRRSMIEPAHHRLSIAAQCRLLSISRSSYYYAPVPETDETLALMRMIDAAFLDMPWYGSRQMVRHLRREGHDVGRRRVRRLMAKMGLSPIYQRPRTSDPNPQHRIYPYLLRKLVIERPNQVWCADVTYIPMRRGFLYLVAVMDWATRKVLAWRLSNTMDAGFCVAALEDALARFGKPEIFNTDQGSQFTSFAFTSVLRNAEVKISMDGRGRWMDNVFIERLWRSLKYECVYLHAFETGSELRTGLRRWITYYNTQRPHSGLAGRTPAEAYGRISEPDHGGHAPHDLTTRLAA from the exons ATGAAGAAGACGAGGAAGCGGTACAGCGCAGATTTCAAGGCGAAGGTGGCGCTGGAGGCGCTCCGGGGTGACCTGACCCTGGCCGAGCTGGCAGCGAAGCATGGCATCCACCATACGATGATCGCGGCCTGGAAGCGCCAGGCTGTCGAGGGAATGGGGAGCACGTTCTCCGGAGCCGGCGATGCAGCCAAGGCAGCCAGCGAGGCCGAGGTGGAGAAGCTGCACGCCAAGATCGGCCAGTTGGTCGTGGAGCGGGATTTTTTAG GCCAAAGCCTCCGGTCGATGAGCGTGGCACGGAGGCGTTCGATGATCGAACCTGCTCACCACCGGCTGTCGATTGCGGCGCAATGCCGGCTGCTGTCGATCAGCCGGTCTTCCTATTATTATGCGCCGGTGCCGGAGACCGACGAGACGCTGGCACTGATGCGGATGATCGACGCGGCGTTCCTCGACATGCCATGGTATGGTAGCCGCCAGATGGTCCGGCACCTGCGCCGCGAGGGCCACGATGTCGGCCGACGACGTGTGCGGCGGCTGATGGCGAAGATGGGCTTGTCGCCGATTTACCAGCGCCCTCGGACCAGCGATCCGAACCCGCAGCACCGGATCTATCCGTATCTTCTGCGCAAACTGGTGATCGAGCGCCCCAACCAGGTGTGGTGCGCCGATGTGACGTATATCCCGATGCGCCGGGGCTTCTTGTATCTGGTCGCGGTGATGGACTGGGCGACCCGCAAGGTGCTGGCCTGGCGGCTGTCGAATACGATGGACGCCGGCTTCTGCGTCGCCGCACTGGAAGATGCGCTGGCGCGCTTCGGTAAGCCGGAGATCTTCAATACGGATCAGGGTAGCCAGTTCACCAGCTTCGCCTTCACCAGCGTGCTGCGCAACGCAGAGGTCAAGATCAGCATGGACGGTCGAGGCCGTTGGATGGATAATGTGTTCATCGAGCGGCTGTGGCGATCTCTGAAGTATGAATGCGTCTATCTCCACGCCTTCGAGACCGGCTCGGAGCTGCGCACTGGCCTCCGGCGATGGATCACCTATTACAACACGCAGCGACCGCACTCGGGTCTCGCCGGGCGGACCCCGGCAGAGGCCTACGGGCGGATCAGCGAACCAGATCATGGGGGGCATGCCCCCCATGATCTGACGACCAGACTGGCGGCATAA
- the gabT gene encoding 4-aminobutyrate--2-oxoglutarate transaminase, giving the protein MLNSSLLDRRNLAVPRGVSTATPVFADRASNAEIWDVEGRRYIDFAGGIAVLNVGHLHPHVTRAVAAQLERFSHTAFQVMAYESYVALAERLNALAPFEAPAKTIFFTTGAEATENAVKIAKAATKRTGIIAFTGGFHGRSALASALTGKVFPYKFQFGPVVPDVFHLPFPNPAYGTDVEDSLKALDFLFAADIPPQNVAAIIIEPVQGEGGFHPAPAALLCALREICDRHGILLIADEVQTGFARTGRMFAIEHSGIEPDLVAVAKSLAGGFPLSGVIGRADVMDCVEPGGLGGTYGGSPVGCTAALAVLDVIAEENLIERAMVIGTAMSERIEQWRGRNDLMLVSAPRGLGAMIGFDILDPARNGLPLAGGAKPVIERALDAGLVVLGCGVHGETVRLLVPLTASDALVEEGFVLLEQALKRLP; this is encoded by the coding sequence ATGCTTAATTCTTCCCTGCTTGACCGCCGCAACCTTGCCGTCCCACGCGGCGTTTCCACAGCAACACCGGTCTTCGCAGATCGGGCATCAAATGCCGAAATCTGGGACGTGGAAGGTCGGCGCTATATCGACTTTGCCGGCGGCATCGCGGTTCTGAACGTTGGCCACCTCCATCCCCATGTGACCAGAGCGGTCGCCGCACAGCTCGAGCGCTTCTCGCACACCGCCTTTCAGGTCATGGCTTATGAAAGCTATGTGGCGCTCGCGGAGCGGCTGAACGCGCTGGCCCCGTTCGAAGCGCCCGCCAAGACGATCTTCTTCACCACCGGCGCGGAAGCGACCGAAAATGCCGTGAAGATCGCCAAGGCGGCGACAAAGCGCACGGGGATCATTGCTTTTACCGGCGGCTTTCATGGACGCAGTGCACTGGCAAGCGCGCTGACCGGCAAGGTCTTCCCTTACAAGTTCCAGTTCGGCCCCGTCGTGCCGGACGTCTTTCACCTGCCCTTTCCGAACCCGGCTTATGGTACTGATGTCGAAGACAGCTTGAAGGCGCTCGACTTCCTCTTCGCAGCCGACATTCCGCCCCAAAACGTCGCGGCCATCATCATTGAACCGGTGCAGGGCGAAGGCGGCTTCCATCCGGCACCGGCCGCGTTGCTGTGCGCCCTGCGCGAGATTTGCGACCGTCACGGCATTTTGCTTATTGCCGATGAAGTCCAGACCGGCTTCGCGCGGACCGGCCGCATGTTCGCCATCGAACATAGCGGGATCGAGCCCGACCTCGTCGCCGTTGCCAAGTCCCTGGCTGGCGGCTTCCCGCTCTCCGGCGTCATCGGCCGGGCCGACGTCATGGACTGCGTGGAGCCGGGTGGCCTAGGCGGCACCTATGGCGGCTCACCGGTCGGATGCACGGCTGCGCTCGCCGTGCTCGATGTTATCGCCGAGGAAAACCTGATCGAACGCGCCATGGTCATCGGCACCGCCATGTCCGAACGGATCGAGCAGTGGCGCGGCCGGAACGACCTTATGCTCGTCTCTGCGCCACGAGGCCTAGGCGCCATGATCGGCTTCGATATTCTCGACCCCGCGAGGAATGGATTGCCTCTTGCCGGTGGCGCAAAGCCAGTGATCGAGAGAGCGCTCGATGCGGGGCTTGTCGTACTAGGTTGCGGCGTGCACGGCGAAACCGTGCGCCTTCTGGTGCCGCTAACCGCATCGGACGCGCTGGTCGAAGAGGGCTTCGTCCTGCTCGAGCAGGCCCTGAAGAGGCTGCCATGA
- a CDS encoding NAD-dependent succinate-semialdehyde dehydrogenase — MRLPEAWEPVGLVRPELVRQTALIGGEWVSSDRKLTVTDPATGACLGSVPDLGSEATLQAVAAASATFPAWRQHSAPERAAILHRWHDLIQAHTEDLARIMTSEQGKPLGEARGEVAYAASFIKWFAEEARRTYGDVIPGHARDKRLVVMREPVGVVAAITPWNFPLAMITRKVGPALAAGCTVIVKPSDLTPFSALALAFLAREAGLPDGVLNVVTGTAAPIGDVLVSHPDIAKISFTGSTGVGTMLATRAMASVKRVSLELGGNAPFIVFDDADLGEALNGAVASKFRNAGQTCVCANRFFVQAGIYDRFVDGLAERIDAIRVGAGLIEGVDLGPLINEAAIAKSSGHVADALHKGGTLVTGGRAIDGAGHFFKPTLIRDVTPDALLCREETFGPVAGIVRFDTEAQAITMANDTTAGLAAYLFTRDLSRSHRVTEALQCGMIGLNTGLISSEVAPFGGVKQSGFGREGSRYGMDEYLNLKLVCTSVAPI, encoded by the coding sequence ATGAGGTTGCCCGAAGCTTGGGAGCCGGTTGGTCTGGTGCGACCGGAGCTGGTTCGTCAGACGGCCCTCATCGGCGGCGAGTGGGTGAGCTCAGACCGAAAGCTAACCGTCACGGACCCTGCAACCGGTGCCTGTCTGGGGTCGGTACCGGATCTAGGTAGCGAAGCGACGCTTCAGGCAGTGGCAGCCGCATCGGCCACCTTCCCCGCCTGGCGCCAGCATAGTGCGCCCGAGCGGGCCGCCATTCTGCATCGGTGGCATGACCTCATTCAGGCGCATACCGAAGATCTTGCCCGGATCATGACGAGTGAACAGGGCAAGCCTCTGGGCGAGGCGCGGGGCGAGGTCGCCTATGCCGCATCGTTCATCAAGTGGTTCGCCGAGGAAGCGCGCCGCACCTACGGCGATGTCATCCCCGGTCATGCGCGCGACAAGCGCCTTGTCGTCATGCGCGAGCCGGTCGGCGTGGTCGCAGCTATCACGCCATGGAACTTTCCGCTGGCCATGATCACGCGCAAAGTCGGTCCGGCTCTGGCGGCCGGCTGCACCGTCATCGTCAAACCTTCGGACCTCACGCCCTTCTCCGCGCTGGCTCTGGCCTTTCTAGCTCGAGAAGCCGGATTGCCCGACGGCGTGCTCAACGTCGTGACAGGCACGGCGGCACCCATCGGCGATGTGCTGGTGAGCCATCCGGATATCGCCAAGATCAGCTTCACCGGATCGACGGGTGTCGGCACCATGCTGGCGACCCGCGCCATGGCCAGCGTCAAGCGGGTCTCGCTGGAACTTGGCGGCAACGCGCCCTTCATAGTCTTTGACGATGCCGATCTGGGCGAGGCCCTCAATGGCGCGGTCGCATCAAAATTCCGCAATGCCGGGCAGACCTGCGTTTGCGCCAATCGCTTCTTCGTGCAGGCCGGCATCTACGATCGCTTCGTCGACGGTCTGGCGGAGCGGATCGACGCCATCCGTGTCGGTGCAGGCCTGATCGAGGGGGTCGATCTCGGCCCGCTCATCAACGAGGCGGCCATTGCCAAGTCCAGCGGGCATGTCGCCGATGCGCTGCACAAGGGCGGCACCCTCGTGACCGGTGGCAGAGCCATCGATGGTGCGGGCCATTTCTTCAAACCAACCTTGATACGCGATGTGACTCCCGATGCCCTGCTCTGCCGCGAAGAGACCTTCGGCCCCGTTGCAGGCATTGTGCGTTTTGATACGGAAGCGCAGGCGATCACGATGGCGAACGATACCACTGCGGGCCTGGCTGCCTACCTTTTCACCCGCGATCTCTCGCGCAGCCATCGCGTTACCGAGGCCCTTCAATGTGGCATGATCGGCCTCAACACGGGTCTGATTTCCTCGGAAGTCGCGCCATTCGGCGGCGTCAAGCAGTCCGGCTTCGGTCGCGAAGGGTCGCGCTATGGCATGGATGAGTATCTGAACTTGAAACTAGTCTGCACGAGCGTCGCACCGATCTGA
- a CDS encoding amidohydrolase produces the protein MVKRRKVLFPVGLGLLLGASPLPALARDHADLLICNANVLTVDDAFSIGSSVAVRDERIVAVGGLDLCEAYEATRKIDLGGKTLMPGFTDTHVHPTPVAPGDIESGAARSIAELQDMLRAKARELGPGKWITGNGWDEAKFAEQRNPSRADLDAAAPANPVYLTRAGAHSGVANSAALRIAGIDRTTPDPAGGLIERDAQGEPSGIIRERNDLVRNFIPQPSWAEMRPRYIGWMRDVLALGITTVFNASGTIDDEPVGEGGIADPPPNMTFRRAREIYAEMGDCLPRMTMYISHPGEERLKAFGHRTGYGDNRLRLGPIGENLVDGGFTGPTAWLLVDYKGQPGFRGKGRFTDEELQSLVDSAAALGWQMGLHAIGDAAIVQTVNAYHRALAKTGRASSNHRWFLDHFTIMPPDATMEIMRTDNIMIAQQPNFLYNLEARYQQTLDEWRLAHNNSVATPAHKFGLFVAFGSDNLPIGPLVGLYTAITRKGQSGKVHGIEEAVSRKEAIRMYTSNGPYLSWEEGEKGTIEPGKLADMIVLPFDPLTSAPETILNGQVEMTFVGGKLVYQRP, from the coding sequence ATGGTGAAGCGACGCAAGGTGCTGTTCCCTGTGGGGCTTGGCCTGCTTCTCGGTGCAAGCCCACTGCCGGCACTCGCTCGCGACCATGCCGATCTGCTGATCTGCAACGCCAACGTGCTCACAGTCGACGACGCTTTCTCCATCGGTTCTTCGGTTGCCGTACGCGACGAGCGGATCGTTGCCGTTGGCGGGCTGGACCTATGCGAGGCCTATGAAGCAACGCGGAAGATCGATCTGGGCGGCAAGACATTGATGCCCGGTTTTACCGATACGCACGTCCACCCAACCCCGGTTGCGCCCGGCGACATCGAATCCGGGGCCGCGCGCAGCATCGCGGAGCTTCAGGACATGTTGCGCGCTAAGGCGCGCGAGCTCGGGCCTGGCAAATGGATTACCGGCAACGGCTGGGACGAGGCGAAGTTCGCCGAGCAACGCAACCCCTCTCGCGCCGATCTCGACGCCGCGGCACCGGCCAATCCGGTCTATCTGACGCGCGCGGGAGCGCACTCCGGCGTCGCCAACTCCGCGGCGCTGAGGATTGCCGGCATCGACAGAACCACCCCAGATCCCGCCGGCGGCCTCATCGAACGCGATGCGCAGGGTGAGCCGAGCGGCATTATTCGCGAGCGCAATGACCTGGTGCGCAACTTCATCCCGCAGCCGAGTTGGGCCGAGATGCGTCCCCGCTACATCGGCTGGATGCGAGACGTTCTCGCCCTTGGCATAACAACCGTCTTCAATGCCAGCGGCACGATCGACGATGAACCAGTCGGCGAGGGCGGCATCGCCGACCCGCCCCCCAATATGACCTTCCGCCGGGCGCGGGAGATTTACGCTGAAATGGGCGACTGTCTGCCCCGCATGACCATGTATATTTCGCATCCTGGCGAAGAACGACTCAAGGCATTCGGCCACCGCACCGGCTATGGCGACAATCGCCTGCGGCTTGGTCCCATCGGCGAGAACCTGGTGGACGGCGGCTTTACGGGGCCAACCGCTTGGCTCTTGGTCGATTACAAGGGACAGCCGGGCTTTCGGGGCAAAGGCCGCTTCACCGATGAGGAACTGCAATCGCTTGTGGACTCAGCCGCTGCGCTCGGCTGGCAAATGGGCCTGCACGCCATTGGCGATGCCGCCATCGTGCAGACTGTGAACGCCTATCATCGCGCGCTCGCCAAGACCGGCAGGGCATCGAGCAACCATCGCTGGTTCCTCGACCATTTCACGATCATGCCGCCGGACGCGACCATGGAGATCATGAGGACCGACAACATCATGATCGCCCAGCAGCCAAACTTCCTCTACAACCTCGAGGCGCGCTACCAGCAGACGCTCGACGAGTGGCGGTTGGCACACAATAATTCGGTCGCGACACCCGCCCACAAATTCGGACTGTTTGTGGCCTTCGGCAGCGACAATCTGCCCATCGGCCCGCTGGTCGGCCTCTACACGGCAATCACGCGCAAGGGGCAGAGCGGCAAGGTCCATGGCATTGAGGAGGCGGTGTCGCGCAAGGAAGCGATCCGCATGTACACGTCCAACGGACCGTATCTCTCCTGGGAAGAGGGGGAAAAGGGGACTATCGAGCCGGGTAAGCTCGCCGACATGATCGTTCTTCCCTTCGATCCGCTGACGTCCGCCCCGGAGACGATCCTGAACGGCCAGGTCGAGATGACATTTGTGGGCGGAAAGCTCGTCTACCAGCGCCCCTGA